One part of the Raphanus sativus cultivar WK10039 chromosome 7, ASM80110v3, whole genome shotgun sequence genome encodes these proteins:
- the LOC108817865 gene encoding uncharacterized protein LOC108817865 isoform X2 — translation MLLSVRNIGADVNQKLVRGYATTVAVREGHFQVLEILLKAGASQPACEEALNGASCHGGRAKFAELLMGTDLIRPQVAVHALATACCRGFADVVGTLLKCGVNANSTDRLLLQSSKPCLYTNVDCTALVAAIVNRQVSVVRLLLQAGVKTDIMVRLGAWSWDTNTGEEFRVGAGVAEPYPLTWCAVEFFETSGDILRLLLKVQSPNAPHNGRTLLHHAVLCGNQAAVSVLLSCGADPETPIRTSRGNIELRPIHIAARYGSVEIIQQLVGFGCDVNSKTDAGDTALLISTRHKHSECVKVLALAGADFSLVDKLGRSVISVAESSKWCLGLERVVLELIRSGVAPRSSNASVFSPLLYVAKAGDAEALETLVKAQEVFLDYQDEEGFSAAMLAALNGHVEAFRVLVYAGAEVKLFNKSGDTVVSLSEKNGNLDMIEKVMLEYALEKDNRNMAGLFYALHCAARRGDVKAVKLLSGKGYGLDVPDGDGYTPLMLAATEGHGKMCEFLIARGADVYAKNGRGKTLLDLAVGDAEEVIRDELSRRFVLKGGSVMKHTKGGKGKKHGKGLQMLEPSGVLSWGKSRKRNVVCKEVEVGMSQRFRRNRKGKGDADAEEEGIFRVVTREEKEVHFVCEGGLVGAEMWVRGIRVVTREAACGRTQTLN, via the exons ATGCTCCTCTCTGTCAGG AACATTGGAGCTGATGTGAACCAGAAGCTCGTCAGGGGATATGCAACAACTGTAGCTGTAAGGGAAGGTCATTTCCAAGTACTCGAGATTCTACTCAAAGCCGGTGCTTCTCAGCCCGCCTGTGAGGAAGCTCTAAATGGGGCCAGCTGTCACGGAGGACGCGCTAAGTTCGCTGAGCTGCTTATGGGAACTGATCTTATTCGGCCTCAGGTCGCTGTGCACGCGCTAGCCACTGCTTGCTGCAGAGGTTTTGCTGACGTTGTAGGGACCTTGCTCAAA TGTGGAGTAAATGCTAATTCAACGGATAGGCTTCTGCTTCAATCTTCAAAACCTTGTCTATACACAAATGTTGACTGCACAGCTCTTGTTGCTGCTATTGTCAACAGGCAGGTCTCGGTCGTCCGTTTGCTACTTCAGGCTGGTGTTAAGACAGATATCATGGTGAGGCTTGGAGCATGGTCATGGGACACTAACACTGGAGAAGAGTTCCGTGTGGGAGCTGGAGTGGCTGAGCCCTATCCTTTAACATGGTGTGCTGTAGAATTCTTTGAAACAAGTGGTGACATATTGCGTTTGCTGCTCAAAGTCCAATCTCCAAACGCTCCGCACAACGGTCGGACTCTGCTCCACCATGCTGTCCTTTGCGGTAACCAAGCAGCCGTCAGTGTCCTCCTCAGCTGTGGTGCTGATCCAGAGACTCCTATCAGAACTTCACGAGGCAATATTGAACTCCGACCGATTCATATCGCTGCACGTTACGGATCGGTGGAGATCATACAACAACTGGTTGGCTTTGGCTGCGATGTAAACTCAAAGACTGATGCTGGAGACACGGCACTGCTGATCTCAACGAGACACAAGCATTCAGAGTGCGTTAAGGTTCTAGCACTAGCTGGTGCTGATTTCTCCTTAGTGGACAAGCTCGGCCGCTCTGTTATTTCGGTTGCAGAATCAAGCAAGTGGTGTCTCGGATTAGAACGAGTGGTTCTTGAACTGATCCGTTCTGGTGTGGCTCCACGTTCAAGCAACGCTTCAGTTTTCTCTCCGTTGCTGTACGTAGCTAAAGCAGGTGACGCCGAGGCGCTTGAGACTCTTGTAAAAGCTCAAGAAGTCTTTCTAGACTATCAAGACGAGGAAGGCTTCTCGGCTGCAATGCTGGCGGCTTTGAACGGCCACGTTGAAGCATTCAGAGTCTTGGTCTACGCGGGCGCAGAGGTGAAACTATTCAACAAATCCGGCGACACGGTTGTTTCTCTGTCCGAGAAGAATGGTAACTTAGATATGATCGAGAAGGTGATGCTCGAATATGCTCTCGAGAAGGACAACAGGAACATGGCTGGCTTGTTCTACGCTCTACACTGTGCTGCAAGGCGTGGAGACGTCAAAGCGGTGAAGCTTTTGAGTGGGAAAGGATACGGTCTGGATGTCCCGGATGGAGATGGTTACACTCCTCTGATGCTTGCGGCTACAGAAGGCCATGGAAAAATGTGCGAGTTCCTGATCGCACGTGGAGCAGACGTCTATGCTAAGAACGGAAGAGGGAAAACGCTGCTGGATCTCGCGGTTGGTGATGCTGAGGAGGTGATCCGTGATGAGTTGTCTCGGAGGTTTGTGTTGAAGGGAGGGAGTGTGATGAAACACACCAAGGGAGGGAAAGGGAAGAAGCATGGGAAGGGGTTGCAGATGTTGGAACCAAGTGGAGTACTGAGTTGGGGAAAGTCGAGGAAGAGAAACGTGGTGTGCAAGGAAGTAGAGGTTGGGATGAGCCAGCGGTTCAGGAGGAACCGGAAAGGGAAAGGCGATGCAGATGCAGAGGAGGAAGGGATTTTCAGGGTGGTGACTAGGGAGGAGAAAGAAGTTCATTTTGTGTGTGAAGGTGGGTTGGTTGGTGCAGAGATGTGGGTGAGAGGAATAAGAGTTGTGACAAGAGAGGCTGCTTGTGGGAGAACTCAGACTCTGAACTAA
- the LOC108817865 gene encoding uncharacterized protein LOC108817865 isoform X1, with product MTVFSGKQVVPVDYEAEVSQRLLDAILDGDVKTASDCVSDPLLDVNFVGAVSLKTRRSEVVLRDETASEVRVEYEEFKTDVTALFLAVSFGNVALVKMLLNIGADVNQKLVRGYATTVAVREGHFQVLEILLKAGASQPACEEALNGASCHGGRAKFAELLMGTDLIRPQVAVHALATACCRGFADVVGTLLKCGVNANSTDRLLLQSSKPCLYTNVDCTALVAAIVNRQVSVVRLLLQAGVKTDIMVRLGAWSWDTNTGEEFRVGAGVAEPYPLTWCAVEFFETSGDILRLLLKVQSPNAPHNGRTLLHHAVLCGNQAAVSVLLSCGADPETPIRTSRGNIELRPIHIAARYGSVEIIQQLVGFGCDVNSKTDAGDTALLISTRHKHSECVKVLALAGADFSLVDKLGRSVISVAESSKWCLGLERVVLELIRSGVAPRSSNASVFSPLLYVAKAGDAEALETLVKAQEVFLDYQDEEGFSAAMLAALNGHVEAFRVLVYAGAEVKLFNKSGDTVVSLSEKNGNLDMIEKVMLEYALEKDNRNMAGLFYALHCAARRGDVKAVKLLSGKGYGLDVPDGDGYTPLMLAATEGHGKMCEFLIARGADVYAKNGRGKTLLDLAVGDAEEVIRDELSRRFVLKGGSVMKHTKGGKGKKHGKGLQMLEPSGVLSWGKSRKRNVVCKEVEVGMSQRFRRNRKGKGDADAEEEGIFRVVTREEKEVHFVCEGGLVGAEMWVRGIRVVTREAACGRTQTLN from the exons ATGACTGTTTTCTCCGGCAAACAAGTGGTTCCGGTGGATTACGAGGCAGAGGTATCGCAGCGGCTTCTGGACGCCATCCTCGACGGAGACGTCAAAACTGCGTCGGATTGCGTCTCTGATCCGCTCCTCGACGTGAACTTCGTCGGCGCCGTCAGCTTAAAGACGAGGAGGAGCGAGGTCGTGCTCCGTGATGAAACGGCGAGCGAAGTACGAGTGGAGTACGAGGAGTTTAAAACCGACGTAACGGCGTTGTTCCTCGCCGTCAGTTTCGGAAACGTAGCTCTCGTGAAGATGTTACTG AACATTGGAGCTGATGTGAACCAGAAGCTCGTCAGGGGATATGCAACAACTGTAGCTGTAAGGGAAGGTCATTTCCAAGTACTCGAGATTCTACTCAAAGCCGGTGCTTCTCAGCCCGCCTGTGAGGAAGCTCTAAATGGGGCCAGCTGTCACGGAGGACGCGCTAAGTTCGCTGAGCTGCTTATGGGAACTGATCTTATTCGGCCTCAGGTCGCTGTGCACGCGCTAGCCACTGCTTGCTGCAGAGGTTTTGCTGACGTTGTAGGGACCTTGCTCAAA TGTGGAGTAAATGCTAATTCAACGGATAGGCTTCTGCTTCAATCTTCAAAACCTTGTCTATACACAAATGTTGACTGCACAGCTCTTGTTGCTGCTATTGTCAACAGGCAGGTCTCGGTCGTCCGTTTGCTACTTCAGGCTGGTGTTAAGACAGATATCATGGTGAGGCTTGGAGCATGGTCATGGGACACTAACACTGGAGAAGAGTTCCGTGTGGGAGCTGGAGTGGCTGAGCCCTATCCTTTAACATGGTGTGCTGTAGAATTCTTTGAAACAAGTGGTGACATATTGCGTTTGCTGCTCAAAGTCCAATCTCCAAACGCTCCGCACAACGGTCGGACTCTGCTCCACCATGCTGTCCTTTGCGGTAACCAAGCAGCCGTCAGTGTCCTCCTCAGCTGTGGTGCTGATCCAGAGACTCCTATCAGAACTTCACGAGGCAATATTGAACTCCGACCGATTCATATCGCTGCACGTTACGGATCGGTGGAGATCATACAACAACTGGTTGGCTTTGGCTGCGATGTAAACTCAAAGACTGATGCTGGAGACACGGCACTGCTGATCTCAACGAGACACAAGCATTCAGAGTGCGTTAAGGTTCTAGCACTAGCTGGTGCTGATTTCTCCTTAGTGGACAAGCTCGGCCGCTCTGTTATTTCGGTTGCAGAATCAAGCAAGTGGTGTCTCGGATTAGAACGAGTGGTTCTTGAACTGATCCGTTCTGGTGTGGCTCCACGTTCAAGCAACGCTTCAGTTTTCTCTCCGTTGCTGTACGTAGCTAAAGCAGGTGACGCCGAGGCGCTTGAGACTCTTGTAAAAGCTCAAGAAGTCTTTCTAGACTATCAAGACGAGGAAGGCTTCTCGGCTGCAATGCTGGCGGCTTTGAACGGCCACGTTGAAGCATTCAGAGTCTTGGTCTACGCGGGCGCAGAGGTGAAACTATTCAACAAATCCGGCGACACGGTTGTTTCTCTGTCCGAGAAGAATGGTAACTTAGATATGATCGAGAAGGTGATGCTCGAATATGCTCTCGAGAAGGACAACAGGAACATGGCTGGCTTGTTCTACGCTCTACACTGTGCTGCAAGGCGTGGAGACGTCAAAGCGGTGAAGCTTTTGAGTGGGAAAGGATACGGTCTGGATGTCCCGGATGGAGATGGTTACACTCCTCTGATGCTTGCGGCTACAGAAGGCCATGGAAAAATGTGCGAGTTCCTGATCGCACGTGGAGCAGACGTCTATGCTAAGAACGGAAGAGGGAAAACGCTGCTGGATCTCGCGGTTGGTGATGCTGAGGAGGTGATCCGTGATGAGTTGTCTCGGAGGTTTGTGTTGAAGGGAGGGAGTGTGATGAAACACACCAAGGGAGGGAAAGGGAAGAAGCATGGGAAGGGGTTGCAGATGTTGGAACCAAGTGGAGTACTGAGTTGGGGAAAGTCGAGGAAGAGAAACGTGGTGTGCAAGGAAGTAGAGGTTGGGATGAGCCAGCGGTTCAGGAGGAACCGGAAAGGGAAAGGCGATGCAGATGCAGAGGAGGAAGGGATTTTCAGGGTGGTGACTAGGGAGGAGAAAGAAGTTCATTTTGTGTGTGAAGGTGGGTTGGTTGGTGCAGAGATGTGGGTGAGAGGAATAAGAGTTGTGACAAGAGAGGCTGCTTGTGGGAGAACTCAGACTCTGAACTAA